A single region of the Bicyclus anynana chromosome 14, ilBicAnyn1.1, whole genome shotgun sequence genome encodes:
- the LOC112057887 gene encoding formin-like protein isoform X4 — MGLITSRDQTMLDGPVGVTKNHHVRQPSTRNRTKPPMPDRDELEDRFIKVLASMDLPPDKAKLLRNYDLEKKWEIICDQDMVQAKDSPAHYLNKLRTYLDPKASRSHRKRKMVGDSTSTQVLRDLEISLRTNHIEWVREFLNEQNQGLDVLIDYLSFRLSMMRHEQRIALARSHSSDAINQVNTTTSDCSAPTEISGTLSATWRRRARSADSDGETIGSPAAARRRTRHAARLNMGASTDDIHVCIMCMRAIMNNKYGFNMVIQHREAINSIALSLVHHSLRTKALVLELLAAICLVKGGHQIILSAFDNFKEVVGEPRRFHTLMEYFMNYDTFHIEFMVACMQFVNIIVHSVEDMNFRVHLQYEFTALKLDDYLERLRMCESEDLQVQISAYLDNVFDVAALMEDSETKTAALEKVNDLEDELGHAHERLAALEREAIAKQATLEAELAQIRHERDQLAEARRQVVEEVYLQLTHERLAALEREAIAKQGTLEAELAQIRHERDQLAEARRQVVEEVYLQLTHERLAALEREAIAKQGTLEAELAQIRHERDQLAEARRQVVEEVSTLRRAQQDSRNRQSMLESKVQELESLTKSLPRGASMGAISSHALCNGTVNGHVSPPGTLTNGDVHAHTLPAPPPPPAATLLPPPPPAPLPPLPPPPPPPPALAPPPPAPPAPPAPGLMLPPHHTDAMTIKRKVDTKYKLPTLNWIALKPNQVRGTIFNELDEERPRRRINFAEFEEKFRIGGAGSVAHVPDDALASFPSKRFRRPDTVSLLEHARLRNIAISRRKLDTPVEKVIAAIHTLDLKQLPLESVEILQRMVPTEAEQKAYKEYVAEKKNINQLTEEDKFLMQLAKVERISAKLSIMSYMGNFYDNIHLITPQIHAIISGSSSVKSSHKLRNVLEIILAFGNYLNSSKRGPAYGFKLQSLDTLMDTKSTDKRVSLLHYIVATIRQNFPELLNFDTELMYIDKAAQVSLENVVADVCELERGMEAARREAEARGAAHVLRDFVANAVDKLRRLRAETKHAQDSFAACVEYFGEAPRSCDANAFFSLLVRFTRAFKQADMENEQRRRLEAAAHADNLDPNKAKLSQKKQQFKINA; from the exons GCCTCAATGGACCTCCCGCCCGACAAAGCGAAGCTCCTCCGCAACTACGACCTGGAGAAGAAGTGGGAGATCATCTGCGACCAGGACATGGTGCAGGCGAAGGACTCACCCGCACACTACCTCAACAAGCTGCGCACTTACCTCGACCCCAAGGCCTCCAGGAGTCACAGG AAAAGAAAAATGGTTGGGGACTCTACGTCCACGCAGGTTCTTAGGGATTTGGAAATATCATTACGAACCAATCACATAGA ATGGGTGAGGGAATTTCTAAACGAGCAGAACCAGGGGCTCGACGTGCTGATCGACTACCTGAGCTTCAGGTTGAGCATGATGAGGCACGAGCAGCGGATCGCGCTGGCCCGGAGCCATTCCTCCGACGCTATCAATCAGG TGAACACAACAACATCGGACTGCAGCGCGCCAACAGAGATCAGCGGAACACTCAGCGCCACGTGGAGGCGGCGAGCTCGTTCCGCTGACTCGGACGGGGAGACCATCGGCAGCCCGGCcgcggcgcggcggcgcacGAGGCACGCCGCGCGGCTCAACATGGGCGCCTCCACCGACGACATACACGTGTGCATCATGTGCATGCGCGCCATCATGAACAATAAG TATGGATTCAACATGGTGATACAACACAGGGAAGCTATAAACAGCATAGCCCTCTCCCTGGTACACCACTCCCTGCGGACGAAGGCTCTGGTGCTGGAACTGCTCGCGGCCATCTGCCTGGTGAAGGGCGGCCACCAGATCATACTCTCCGCGTTCGACAACTTCAAAGAAGTGGTCGGAGAGCCTAGAAGGTTTCACACGTTGATGGAGTACTTCATGAATTACGACACCTTCCATATTGAGTTTATG GTGGCGTGCATGCAGTTTGTCAATATCATCGTGCATTCAGTGGAAGACATGAACTTCCGAGTGCACCTACAGTACGAGTTCACGGCACTCAAGCTCGACGACTACCTGGAGAGACTGAGGATGTGCGAGAGCGAAGATTTGCAG GTCCAAATCTCCGCGTACCTGGACAACGTGTTCGACGTGGCTGCACTCATGGAGGACAGCGAGACGAAGACCGCGGCACTGGAGAAGGTCAACGACCTGGAGGACGAATTGGGTCAT GCACACGAGCGTCTCGCCGCGTTAGAGCGGGAGGCGATAGCGAAGCAGGCGACGCTGGAGGCGGAGCTGGCGCAGATACGACACGAACGGGACCAACTGGCCGAGGCGAGGAGACAAGTCGTCGAAGAGGTATACCTACAGTTGACACACGAGCGTCTCGCCGCGTTAGAGCGGGAGGCGATAGCAAAGCAGGGGACGCTGGAGGCGGAGCTGGCGCAGATACGACACGAACGGGACCAACTGGCCGAGGCGAGGAGACAAGTCGTCGAAGAGGTATACCTACAGTTGACACACGAGCGTCTCGCCGCGTTAGAGCGGGAGGCGATAGCAAAGCAGGGGACGCTGGAGGCGGAGCTGGCGCAGATACGACACGAACGGGACCAACTGGCCGAGGCGAGGAGACAAGTCGTCGAAGAG GTTTCGACTCTGAGACGAGCGCAGCAGGACTCCAGAAACCGCCAGTCGATGCTGGAGTCCAAAGTGCAAGAACTGGAATCCCTTACCAAATCCTTACCGCGCGGTGCTTCCA TGGGTGCTATATCGTCGCACGCGCTGTGCAACGGCACAGTGAACGGGCACGTGTCCCCGCCGGGCACTCTCACCAACGGGGACGTGCACGCGCACACGCTGCCCGCgcccccgccgccgcccgccgccacACTGCTGCCCCCGCCGCCACCCGCGCCGCTGCCTCCACTGCCGCCCCCGccaccgccgccgcccgcgctcgccccgccgccgcccgcgccgcccgcacCCCCCGCGCCCGGCCTCATGCTGCCCCCGCACCACACGGACGCGATGACGATAAAGAGGAAGGTCGACACCAAATACAAACTGCCCACATTGAATTGGATCGCGCTCAAACCGAATCAG GTGCGCGGTACGATATTCAACGAATTAGACGAAGAGCGGCCCCGCAGACGCATCAACTTCGCAGAGTTCGAAGAGAAGTTCCGCATCGGCGGCGCGGGCAGCGTGGCGCACGTGCCCGACGACGCACTTGCGTCCTTCCCGAGCAAGCGCTTCCGGCGACCCGACACCGTGTCGCTGCTGGAGCACGCGCGCTTGAGGAATATCG CGATTTCAAGACGAAAACTCGACACACCAGTAGAAAAAGTAATCGCAGCAATCCACACACTAGATTTGAAACAGTTGCCACTCGAAAGCGTTGAAATCCTCCAGCGAATGGTCCCGACGGAGGCCGAACAGAAGGCGTACAAAGAATACGTGGCAGAGAAGAAAAACATCAACCAATTGACGGAAGAAGACAAATTCCTCATGCAGTTGGCCAAAGTTGAGCGAATATCCGCCAAGTTATCCATCATGAGTTACATGGGCAACTTCTACGACAACATACATTTAATAACGCCTCAGATACACGCAATAATATCTGGTTCTTCCTCTGTCAAATCGTCCCACAAGTTGAGGAACgttttggaaattattttagCATTCGGAAATTATTTGAACAGCAGTAAAAGAGGTCCAGCTTATGGTTTCAAGCTCCAGTCCCTCGATACGTTGATGGATACCAAGTCGACTGACAAGAGAGTGTCCTTATTGCATTATATTGTGGCGACAATTCGACAGAACTTCCCAGAACTGTTGAACTTCGACACAGAACTGATGTACATTGACAAGGCTGCCCAAG TGTCGCTGGAGAACGTGGTGGCGGACGTGTGCGAGCTGGAGCGCGGCATGGAGGCGGCGCGGCGCGAGGCGGaggcgcgcggcgcggcgcacGTGCTGCGCGACTTCGTGGCCAACGCCGTCGACAAGCTGCGCCGCCTGCGCGCCGAGACCAAGCACGCACAG GACTCATTCGCGGCGTGCGTGGAGTACTTTGGCGAGGCGCCTCGAAGTTGTGACGCCAATGCGTTCTTCTCGCTACTCGTGAGGTTTACGAGGGCATTCAAG CAAGCGGACATGGAGAACGAACAGCGGCGCAGGCTGGAGGCGGCCGCGCACGCCGACAACCTCGACCCCAACAAGGCCAAGCTCAGCCAGAAGAAACAACAG ttcAAAATTAACGCTTGA